From the genome of Medicago truncatula cultivar Jemalong A17 chromosome 2, MtrunA17r5.0-ANR, whole genome shotgun sequence:
TTTTGCAACATGGTGCATGCTCTTTCATTTATGGATGGCAACGAGAaggatacttttttttttttttaatcaacaaatattattaaactcCATCCCCGCAAGACGCAAGATATGGACGAAACAATATACAAATGGTACCGTATATAGACGGTACACCATAACCACCTGAAAACACCCCTGAAGATAAACCCTCTAAAACACATCACTGCctaaaacaaacttaaaaaaaaaacaagcacgCAATGAGAAGGATACTAATAGCACCTGTCCCCACGGTTTGAAGAAATCACCATAGACGAGCCCCGTGTTGGTAgcaaaaagtgtttaatctccGTGTTAAATATCCAAACGGAGTTTAATCTCAAGTCCATTTAAGCATTAATAAGATTTCtaatttaaatacttttttttctttgaaatataCTCCCTTTgtccctatatctaagcacACTTTTATTAGAAGAAAAGAGTGCTTacatagggacggagggagtaagtttTTAGACAAAATAACATGTCACATCAAGTTTGTTTACGCACCACTAACTGTCTTTTAACTCGATCTAGGGTATGTTTGGTAAGTCCACtaaatgagcttatagcttatagcttataagttcgtttgacaaaaaaaactctgtTTGGTAATGGTCTCTTACCACgagcttataaactatttttcagaagttcacgagcttataaactatttttcagaagctatttcaagtagtgtttgagcttatagcttatcattttttcttcaatctttACCCTTGCTATTTTCTCTAAAAACCAATTCTACCCCtatagttttaaataaaatatctatGATTTGATTAATGCTCACAAATGatcgtttttttttatttgaaaaatattcatttttactATTACATTTTTCTAAGGACATTTAATTGTATAtaattacattaatttttttcaaaggacgtaattttttggctaaagtgcactttccccccttaactttcaaaaactatttgcaattttggccccctaagtacagaaactacaattttggccccttaagatttagccccattgcaattttaatctttttggtcaattttgaccggtCAATGCTACGTGGcacgtgtgtaattatttaattaaaaaaaatagaaaaacatattatcatttttcaaattaaataaatgaaaatgaaattaaaaaaaatcagaaattttttatttaatttgatgatggTCATTATGTTATTTGCAATTTTCTTCTCGTTGTGGAGGATCATTATGTTATTTGCAATTTTCTTTGCAGCACTATTCCGGAAGATGGAAGAAGGAAAGCCTATGCTGAAATATTGGAGAAAGCCAAAGCAGAGGAAGAGGCAAGAGTGGAAGCTGAAAAGGAACGCGAAGCTGCTGCAACAACTAAGAAGATGGAAGAAGAGGCACTAAAGCTTTCAAAGCAAGAAGCACAAGCTTCTAATCTAGCTAAAGAAGATTAAGAGAAGGCAAAGGCAACCGACACTTCGATAGAAGACATTTTGAACAAGGCTAAAGCTTTTCGTGCAGGGTTTCAAGGCAAAAGTTAAGCACACAGGTTGCTACAACAAATCAAAATCCTGATGAGGATGAGAAACCAAAGTTGCAACAGACAAAAGGTTTTGGTGCAGGGTTTTCATGGGAAAAGTTCAGCTCACAGGTTGCTACAGCAATCCAAAAGCCTATGAGGATGAGAACCCAAAGGTGCAAGTTGCCACCGTAAGAGGACAGGCGAAGGCTCGGAGTCTCATTCCCAGCAaagatggaagaagaagaagaataaggatCAATTGGTGTGCATGGATCTCTCATATGCAGGgtcaattgttgttgttgtttttgagattgagaggaagaagaaataaaagattaagattaagatttggattttatttttaattttttttctgattttatttttatttttttaatttcattttcatttatttaatttgaaaaatgataatatgcttttttaattttttaattaaataattacacacgtggcacgcCACGTAGGCATTGACTggtcaaaattgatcaaaatgattaaaattgCAATGGTGCTAAATTTTAGGGGGTTAAAATTGTAGTTTATgtacttagggggccaaaattgcaagtttttgaaaattaagggGGAAAAAGTGTACTTtagcctaattttttttttgctcggTTAAATTCTTTGCACATAAACTGTGCCCATTATATTAAACTTGCTCGCatctagtttttttattttttttttcagaataaCTAACGTCtagtttaattgttttttttttttttacaaatagttttattgttattttttacgtctatataatttacttttttgttatattttatcattatatttttttttacaaagtatactgaaatgaaaataaatactaaaatataaaataaagatatattaaattaataattgaaattaGCAAAATGTTAAATACTTTAATATTAATAGATGctaattttgttataaattaagaatgtcattttatatttataagataaTTGAATcattaattttaccaaacatttcAATTAACTTATCAGCTATAAATTATTAGTCAtcaatcataaattaataactataagttatcaaatatcaatcatcaGCTATAAGTTATAAACTATCAGCGGCCCAACCCAACCGCCCTTGCTTTTCATTAGCTTTATTTCAAGAGTTATGATTGGAtttgaatataaaattattttatcgtTAAGTATTAGTTTATGATATCTTTGAGATCGAATAGATGAGTCTGAGACAGCTCTGACTAGAGACTTGGATTAAATAAAGTAAGAGTTTCAAGATACCTTCCCAGCTGGCTTATTTCGTCTTCATCGGAAAATATGGTAACTAATTCATTActctaaaaaaagaaactttatCCCAACAAatcacaacaattcattttttttctacttttctcgtctatcataatcatatattattattattttaagaattAGAATCATAATAGAAGGTTTTGTTTCGTTGAATTGAATTTGCGTTCTCTGAAAAATGGGATCATTGAAGAAGATGGATTCTGTTGAGCGAGATTTGAAGAACGATTCTCCAATATTATACGTTAACGGAATTCGTAGAGTTTTGCCTCATGACTTAGCTCATTTCACTCTACTTGAATATCTCAGAGGTATATTATTATACTCAATTTTCACGTGTTTGGATGGACTTGTTTGAGATTATCTACTGATATAAGCACTTACCACTTGTGAGACTCTTTGGAAGAGCatatagaaacaacttataacgAGTATGTTTGAattaacttatttgagtttatcggCTGATATAAAACACCTGGGAGACTGTTTAAGAGAACTTATTAGAtgatcataagttgttttcaacatttttcCATAAGATcatgatagtttatgaaaatagcttatacagaAACAATTTTGCTTTATTTTATCGTGTGTAATAGAAATAGTATATTTATAAGCAATTACATGATAAgcgcttgtgctataagctgcaaagtaagttgtttatccaaacaggactatgtccataagctattttcagcttatttttataagctaGCTGTTAAAACAGTTCATTAGTAAgatgacaaattattattattttatattgttgtagaaataattgatacataagcacttatgctatATGTGCTTAATAAGACCAATTTTTAGCTTAAGTTAAagtcatttggttcatgaaccaagttcagcGAGTTAATCTGTAAGCACTTCACgatttaattgaaattttgttttttcttgtgtACTTAATTTTGATTTGTCGATTTAAATGGTTTCCTTTGTGAAGCTAAACTGATTATAGTTTTCCACTCTATTTGGTATAAAAGATATAGGTCTGACTGGGACTAAACTAGGCTGCGGTGAAGGTGGTTGTGGAGCTTGTACTGTTATGGTTTCTCATTATGATACAAATTTGAGGAAAACCTTGTGagtttttctttctcatactgtGTGCTCCTACTACTTTTGAAATGATTTGTTCTTGTATCCTAACATAAGGCTTACGATTTTAGTTTGAAAATATTCTTTCAGACACTATGCTATCAATGCTTGCTTAGCACCTCTATATTCTGTTGAAGGGATGCATGTGATTACAGTCGAGGGACTTGGAAGCTGCAGGCTTGGATTGCACCCTATCCAGGTGATTGTTTACgacatattttattatttattggcTTTGGTTATTATCTTTCGTGTTATTTTGAATTGATATTTATCAATCAATACTCTTTAGTCTTTACTTATTAGTGTGATATCATTTTCAGGAGTCTCTTGCTCGTACTCACGGTTCACAATGTGGATTTTGTACACCTGGTTTTGTCATGTCAATGTATGCGTTATTGCGGTCAAGTCAAACACCACCTAGTGAAGAACAAATTGAAGCATGCCTTGCTGGAAATTTATGCCGATGCACGGGTTACAGAGCAATACTGGATGCATTCCGGGTCTTTGCCAAAACTAATAATATGTTATATACCGGCGTTTCTTCAACGGGCCTTCAAGAAGGCCAGTCTGTTTGCCCATCAACCGGGAAACCCTGTTCATGCAACTTAGACAGTGTAAATGATAAATGTGTAGAAAGTGTTGATAGACATAAACCTACTTCCTATAATGAAGTAGACGGGACCAAATATACAGAAAAGGAGCTTATTTTTCCTCCTGAGCTGTTGTTAAGGAAACCAACCTTCTTAAATTTGACTGGATTTGGAGGGCTAATGTGGTACCGGCCTTTAACACTTCAACACGTATTGGATTTAAAAGCCAAATATCCTGATGCGAAGTTGCTAGTCGGTAATACGGAAGTAGGAATTGAGATGAGATTGAAGAGAATGCAATATCAAGTTCTGGTTTCTGTAATGCATGTGCCAGAACTAAACATTTTGGAAGTTACGGATGATGGCATAGAGATAGGTGCTGCAATGAGATTATCCATTCTCTTGAATTTTTTCAGGAAGGTTGTGACTGAACGAGCTGCTCATGAAACTTCATCTTGTAAAGCCTTTATTGAGCAACTAAAATGGTTTGCTGGATCACAGATAAGAAACGTTTCATCAATTGGTGGAAATATATGTACTGCCAGCCCAATATCAGACTTGAATCCTCTCTGGATGGCAACCAGAGCAAAGTTTCGAATTATTGACTCAAAAGGGAACATCAAGACAGTACCAGCAGAAAATTTCTTCCTGGGTTATCGCAAGGTGGATTTGGCATCTGATGAAATTCTTCTGTCAGTATTCTTGCCATGGAATAGGACCTTTGAGTTTGTAAAAGAATTTAAACAGTCCCATAGAAGGGATGATGATATCGCAATTGTAAATGCGGGTATTCGTGTTCATCTTAAGGAACATAGTGAAAACTGGGTTGTTGCTGATGCATCAATTGTTTATGGTGGGGTAGCACCATGTTCACTTTCTGCCATAAAAACTAAGGAATTTCTCATTGGAAAGATTTGGGACCAAGACATGTTGcaaaatgcattgaaaattcTGCAAAAGGATATAGTACTTAAGGAAGATGCTCCTGGTGGAATGGTAGAGTTCCGGAAATCTTTGACTCtgagtttcttttttaaattttttctatgGGTGTCTCATCAAATGGATGGCATCAAAGAGTCTATACCAACATCCCATCTATCTGCAGTGCACTCAGTCCACCGGCCACCAGCTACAGGATCTCAGGACTATGAAATCATGAAGCACGGGACATCTGTCGGTTTTCCCGAGGTTCATCAATCTTCAAGACTTCAGGTTCGTTGAACTTATAATGTAAATTCATGTCGCAAATTTAACAATTATGCATTCATCTATAGATTTGTTAGTGTTCTACTCACTCAAGCATGCTTGTATCTTCTTTTCTACTGCTTCTCTTGTtgtttaactttaaaaaaaatgacattatgAAGGACTAGATCATTATACTTATCTCTGTTGCGGAATTTCTAACTATAAAAAGTCAGATGTTAAACATGAGATGCATCCCAATGAATCCTGTATTGTCTATTGTTCCCACTAATCAAACGAAAATAATAACCTCAATGTTGGCTATGTCTGCTTTTTCCCTATAATATTCTTGAATCTTGCGTCAAGGCATGTTACTGACACTGATGTCTTTGAGGGTCATTCAATAACAGACATACatgttttttatacaaaaataataagcTTTGATGCAAAATTCCCTTTTCCATATATGTTCTAATTAGAAGTTATCggatccattttttttttaagactagagagagaatgaaatgcgaatattatttgattatatttgagTACAAGCAGAAAGGCTGTTATTTAGATACACGATAATCAAGCAAAGGGAGATGAAATATCCTAATTATAGGCTATCCTAAAGATGTGTtcagaaaatagaaaaaggaaagagTGAAATACTCTATCCTAAAATAGTGTTATTTACATATTTACAACATACCATCTCAAGCTGGTGAATGGATGTTCAACATTCCCGGCTTGCAAGAAGCTGATAAAATTGCTCCGTGCAAAAGGTCTTAACTAGTACATTTACTAGCCGATGTTCAGAAGGAACACATGATATATTAATTTAGTCTTTCATAGGTTTGTTTCTTGTTGTATATATTAATTGCTTGCATCCTTTGTTACCTCCTCTTTCTCTCTGCCATGTTTTCAATTGTTATTCTCTATCTTTCTGTTATGTTTGGCTTACTTGGTCTCTTTAGAAAATTATGTTCTTTTCTATTTAGTAAAATGTTGGCTTCATGATTCTTACAACTTACATTCAGGTTACAGGAGAAGCATTATATGCCGACGACACACCAATGCCTCCAAATGGCTTGCATGCTGCCTTAGTTTTGAGTAGAAAACCCCATGCCCGAATACTTTCAATTGATGATTCAGTGGCCAGGTCTTCACCTGGATTTGTGGGCTTGTTTCTAGCCAAAGATATACCAGGCGATAATATGATTGGAGCAGTTGTTGCTGATGAGGAGCTTTTTGCCGTAGAATATATCACTTGCGTGGGTCAGGTATCTAGCTCACTGAATATTCTCTCACTTGTgatctgtttttatttttttttattttataattttgagcttaaagGGAATGGAGTTCTCCTGCTTCCTTTGTGTGGCATTTGCAGTTTGTGCCCGTTCTTAACTGACGGTGTCATGTTATGAAATGAAGATCTTCAAAGTCCCTTGCAAAACAGAAGAAAATTATGATATGCAATGCATTAgatgtaaatatatattgtgcACATGCATGAATTAGACTTGTAGTGCATACTATAGCTAGTGAGGAGACTTGTATTATTTTGGTATACAACACTTTACGATCTACATATTAGAGTTTTAATTCAGCATTATGTAAAGAAGACTAGTACGTTTCTACTTCTCCTTATTCAAGACCCACGCCTCTTCATGCATTGACTTTTATTCTCACACTTTTCATTATTCTCTATTGTACCCTGTAAGCCTTGCCTGCAATTCTTTTCACACAAGTATACTGTAATAAAATCGGGTTGCTGAACAGAGTTGGAGCCTCTAGAATATTCTACAATGATATTATCAGCTCATAATACAATAAATTGTAGTTCCAGATTTCATATAGTATCATGATGGTTTTCCCAATTCACCGTGTCTACCTGTTCTCAATCACTCTGAATGCCCACTTAGCCTTTTACTATTAATTGTCTTTCACTTCCGGCATATTTATGAACAAATCTTGAAGTTGAATTTGGTGGATGACCTATAAAGTGTTGGTTATGAATTCTAGTGTAATATGTAGTCTTGTATTAGCCTTTTGCTGTTATTAGTTCATTGGTTTTACATGCATTTTCCAGGTAATAGGAGTTGCTGTGGCTGATACTCATGAAAATGCAAAGACAGCAGCAAGAAAAGTTCACGTTGAGTATGAAGAGCTCCCAGCTATCTTGTCAATACAGGATGCCATCAATGCTAGAAGTTTTCATCCCAACACAGAAAAGCACATGAGAAAAGGTGATGTTGATCACTGTTTTCAGTCTGGCAAGTGTGACAGAATAATTGAGGGCGAAGTTCAGATAGGAGGTCAGGAACACTTTTATCTAGAGCCACATGGCAGTTTGGTATGGACAGTGGATGGTGGAAACGAAGTTCATATGATATCATCTACTCAAGTAAGTTACACAATTTTGTAGTGAATGCCTACAATTTATAGTTTATGTATCTTTTGGAAATTGCAGTTTCTTAAATCTTTTGCTTGTTTCATTGTATCGATTGCATTATGGAAATTTCAGCCAAGTATTACTCaaccacttatttatttttgtataattaagtGTCAAGAACTGCAGATCAGTATAATGATGTTCAAGaattaacaaataacaatgGACAATGTTACAGAACCATTATGCCAGCTTTGTCTTTGGCGTagttaatactccctccgttcctttttaggtgtcacttttggagaaattttttgttcctatttaactgtcactttcaaagttcaatgcaacattaaatgttattttaccaatattgtccttagttatttattgtggagagagaaatatatgaaatgagatattaaatgaataaggtcattacaGTAAAAGTAcagcttattgcatcaaaagtagtatcaattgttgattgtcttggtttgtgtaaaatgtcaaaatgtgacaatgaaaaaggaacggaggtagtatttctTTGCTactgcatgtttttttttatgctgcCCAACCCTAAGTGGGAAATGGAATTTTCCTTCGAAAAAACCATCTTATAAGGTGGTGGTAACAGGGGCATTTCAAATTGTATTTTATGATGACAATTCCATTGAAAAGGATTCTCAAACTAAGCAACTTGACGTGTTCTCGCTTGGAAGAAATAACTGTGTTGTGATAATATCGTTGTGTTATTGCAGGCCCCACAGAAGCACCAGAAATATATTTCTCATGTTCTTGGTCTTCCCATGTCAAAGGTAGTTTGCAAAACAAAGCGAATTGGTGGTGGATTTGGGGGAAAGGAGACAAGATCAGCTTTTATTGCTGCTGCAGTTTCAGTTCCATCATATCTGTTAAATAGACCAGTGAAAATCATACTGGATCGAGATGTAGACATGATGATAACTGGGCAACGCCATAGTTTTTTAGGGAAGTATAAGGTACTGCTTTATTTAcataaatagattttatttgtCTATTTCATCCCACATCAATATTTAGTGTAAAACTAAATCCTGtgaattattttcatttaaatgtCATCTATGTCTAAGAGCTACTGATTCATTCTGTTTGTGCCAGAAATACGAATTTGACAATATCTTGATATTTCTGAGTGATGCTTGAAATGGTGGCATATAATATACAGTTTAGCACCCTACTTTTTCTCATTTTGAAGCCCATTGGCCCTTGTTTTGCTTTCTTAAAACAGAAACCAATGTTTA
Proteins encoded in this window:
- the LOC11431418 gene encoding xanthine dehydrogenase 1 isoform X2; amino-acid sequence: MKMDSVERDLKNDSPILYVNGIRRVLPHDLAHFTLLEYLRDIGLTGTKLGCGEGGCGACTVMVSHYDTNLRKTLHYAINACLAPLYSVEGMHVITVEGLGSCRLGLHPIQESLARTHGSQCGFCTPGFVMSMYALLRSSQTPPSEEQIEACLAGNLCRCTGYRAILDAFRVFAKTNNMLYTGVSSTGLQEGQSVCPSTGKPCSCNLDSVNDKCVESVDRHKPTSYNEVDGTKYTEKELIFPPELLLRKPTFLNLTGFGGLMWYRPLTLQHVLDLKAKYPDAKLLVGNTEVGIEMRLKRMQYQVLVSVMHVPELNILEVTDDGIEIGAAMRLSILLNFFRKVVTERAAHETSSCKAFIEQLKWFAGSQIRNVSSIGGNICTASPISDLNPLWMATRAKFRIIDSKGNIKTVPAENFFLGYRKVDLASDEILLSVFLPWNRTFEFVKEFKQSHRRDDDIAIVNAGIRVHLKEHSENWVVADASIVYGGVAPCSLSAIKTKEFLIGKIWDQDMLQNALKILQKDIVLKEDAPGGMVEFRKSLTLSFFFKFFLWVSHQMDGIKESIPTSHLSAVHSVHRPPATGSQDYEIMKHGTSVGFPEVHQSSRLQVTGEALYADDTPMPPNGLHAALVLSRKPHARILSIDDSVARSSPGFVGLFLAKDIPGDNMIGAVVADEELFAVEYITCVGQVIGVAVADTHENAKTAARKVHVEYEELPAILSIQDAINARSFHPNTEKHMRKGDVDHCFQSGKCDRIIEGEVQIGGQEHFYLEPHGSLVWTVDGGNEVHMISSTQAPQKHQKYISHVLGLPMSKVVCKTKRIGGGFGGKETRSAFIAAAVSVPSYLLNRPVKIILDRDVDMMITGQRHSFLGKYKVGFTNEGKVLALDLEIYNNAGNSLDLSLAILERAMFHSDNVYEIPNVRITGRVCFTNFPSNTAFRGFGGPQGMLITENWIQRIAVELDMSPEVIKEINFQGEGSILHYGQILEHCPLSQLWNELKLSCDFVKTREEVDKFNAHNRWRKRGIAMIPTKFGISFTTKFMNQAGALVNVYTDGTVLVTHGGVEMGQGLHTKVAQIAASAFNIPLSSVFISETSTDKVPNSSPTAASASSDMYGGAVLDACEQIKARMEPIASRHNFASFAELVNACYMERIDLSAHGFYITPDINFDWITGKGNPFSYFTYGAAFAEVEIDTLTGDFHTRAANIILDLGYSLNPAIDVGQIEGAFIQGLGWVALEELKWGDKAHKWIPSGWLNTCGPGAYKIPSINDVPLKFNVSLLKGHPNVKAIHSSKAVGEPPFFLASAVFFAIKDAIRAARAETGCTDWFTLDSPATPERIRMACLDEFTSSFLNSDFHPKLSV
- the LOC11431418 gene encoding xanthine dehydrogenase 1 isoform X1, with product MGSLKKMDSVERDLKNDSPILYVNGIRRVLPHDLAHFTLLEYLRDIGLTGTKLGCGEGGCGACTVMVSHYDTNLRKTLHYAINACLAPLYSVEGMHVITVEGLGSCRLGLHPIQESLARTHGSQCGFCTPGFVMSMYALLRSSQTPPSEEQIEACLAGNLCRCTGYRAILDAFRVFAKTNNMLYTGVSSTGLQEGQSVCPSTGKPCSCNLDSVNDKCVESVDRHKPTSYNEVDGTKYTEKELIFPPELLLRKPTFLNLTGFGGLMWYRPLTLQHVLDLKAKYPDAKLLVGNTEVGIEMRLKRMQYQVLVSVMHVPELNILEVTDDGIEIGAAMRLSILLNFFRKVVTERAAHETSSCKAFIEQLKWFAGSQIRNVSSIGGNICTASPISDLNPLWMATRAKFRIIDSKGNIKTVPAENFFLGYRKVDLASDEILLSVFLPWNRTFEFVKEFKQSHRRDDDIAIVNAGIRVHLKEHSENWVVADASIVYGGVAPCSLSAIKTKEFLIGKIWDQDMLQNALKILQKDIVLKEDAPGGMVEFRKSLTLSFFFKFFLWVSHQMDGIKESIPTSHLSAVHSVHRPPATGSQDYEIMKHGTSVGFPEVHQSSRLQVTGEALYADDTPMPPNGLHAALVLSRKPHARILSIDDSVARSSPGFVGLFLAKDIPGDNMIGAVVADEELFAVEYITCVGQVIGVAVADTHENAKTAARKVHVEYEELPAILSIQDAINARSFHPNTEKHMRKGDVDHCFQSGKCDRIIEGEVQIGGQEHFYLEPHGSLVWTVDGGNEVHMISSTQAPQKHQKYISHVLGLPMSKVVCKTKRIGGGFGGKETRSAFIAAAVSVPSYLLNRPVKIILDRDVDMMITGQRHSFLGKYKVGFTNEGKVLALDLEIYNNAGNSLDLSLAILERAMFHSDNVYEIPNVRITGRVCFTNFPSNTAFRGFGGPQGMLITENWIQRIAVELDMSPEVIKEINFQGEGSILHYGQILEHCPLSQLWNELKLSCDFVKTREEVDKFNAHNRWRKRGIAMIPTKFGISFTTKFMNQAGALVNVYTDGTVLVTHGGVEMGQGLHTKVAQIAASAFNIPLSSVFISETSTDKVPNSSPTAASASSDMYGGAVLDACEQIKARMEPIASRHNFASFAELVNACYMERIDLSAHGFYITPDINFDWITGKGNPFSYFTYGAAFAEVEIDTLTGDFHTRAANIILDLGYSLNPAIDVGQIEGAFIQGLGWVALEELKWGDKAHKWIPSGWLNTCGPGAYKIPSINDVPLKFNVSLLKGHPNVKAIHSSKAVGEPPFFLASAVFFAIKDAIRAARAETGCTDWFTLDSPATPERIRMACLDEFTSSFLNSDFHPKLSV